The following proteins come from a genomic window of Nitrospirota bacterium:
- a CDS encoding ATP-binding cassette domain-containing protein, producing MNIVTAKGLTKDYNSLRAVDNIDFTISKGECFGFLGPNGAGKTTAMSMICCFMPPTSGELEVFGVNTTKDPSLIKSKIGVMPQEDNLDLELSVYENLIVYARYFDIIRKEASRLAWELLDFMELKEKADVNIRNLSGGMKRKLVLARSLINTPEMLILDEPTTGLDPHTRHYVWDKLRHMKSKDTTLILTTHYMEEAESLCDRVAIMDEGKIITIDTPSSLMNIHGGNLENAYLQLTGKHLKDQVT from the coding sequence ATGAACATTGTAACTGCTAAAGGGCTCACAAAGGATTACAACTCTCTGAGAGCGGTGGATAATATAGACTTCACTATCAGCAAGGGAGAGTGCTTCGGATTTCTCGGGCCTAACGGCGCAGGCAAGACGACCGCCATGAGCATGATATGCTGCTTCATGCCGCCGACATCCGGCGAACTTGAGGTCTTTGGTGTCAACACAACTAAAGACCCCAGCCTGATCAAATCAAAGATAGGCGTGATGCCGCAGGAAGACAACCTCGACCTTGAGCTTTCGGTGTATGAAAATCTGATCGTCTATGCAAGGTATTTCGATATCATCAGGAAAGAGGCATCAAGGCTTGCGTGGGAGCTTCTTGATTTTATGGAGCTGAAGGAGAAGGCAGATGTTAATATCAGGAACCTTTCAGGCGGAATGAAGCGCAAGCTTGTTTTGGCAAGGTCTCTGATAAATACCCCTGAAATGCTGATACTCGATGAACCCACCACCGGGCTTGATCCGCATACAAGGCATTATGTCTGGGACAAGCTAAGGCACATGAAGTCAAAGGATACTACACTGATACTGACGACACACTATATGGAAGAGGCTGAGAGCCTCTGCGACAGGGTTGCCATCATGGATGAAGGAAAGATAATCACGATCGATACGCCTTCCAGCCTTATGAATATCCACGGCGGAAATCTGGAAAATGCGTATCTGCAACTGACCGGGAAACATCTAAAAGATCAGGTCACATGA
- a CDS encoding FxsA family protein, with protein MFFPLFFIFIIVPIIEISLLIEVGSRIGTANTIVVLLLTALIGIYMVKLVGLGVMRRMQQNMNEGVSPAEEMVNGMMLLIAGVLFIVPGFFTDTIGLLMVIPFSRNLIKKIARRMIDKKVSSGVIYINRL; from the coding sequence ATGTTCTTTCCACTATTTTTTATATTCATAATCGTACCGATCATTGAGATCTCTCTCTTGATCGAGGTAGGCTCAAGAATTGGAACTGCAAATACGATAGTTGTCTTATTGCTGACTGCTCTTATCGGCATTTACATGGTAAAGCTGGTGGGGCTTGGGGTGATGCGCAGGATGCAGCAGAATATGAATGAAGGCGTATCCCCGGCAGAGGAGATGGTCAACGGGATGATGTTATTGATTGCCGGTGTGCTGTTTATTGTCCCGGGATTTTTTACTGATACGATAGGACTGCTGATGGTCATACCATTTTCAAGAAACCTGATAAAGAAGATAGCAAGACGGATGATCGATAAGAAGGTCTCATCCGGTGTTATTTATATAAACAGATTATAA
- a CDS encoding antitoxin family protein gives MSKVIDAVFENGVFKPLEAVEVKEHEKVSIKIVSLDEWQNRFNRIIDKIHKKASQYTSEEIENDISLTVKEIREEKRAS, from the coding sequence ATGTCTAAGGTAATAGATGCTGTTTTCGAAAACGGTGTTTTTAAGCCCCTTGAAGCAGTAGAGGTAAAGGAGCACGAAAAGGTCTCAATAAAGATAGTCTCGCTTGACGAATGGCAGAATCGCTTTAATAGGATCATCGATAAAATACACAAAAAAGCCTCTCAATACACTTCTGAAGAAATTGAAAATGATATTTCCCTGACCGTAAAAGAGATAAGAGAAGAAAAGCGTGCCAGTTAA
- a CDS encoding putative toxin-antitoxin system toxin component, PIN family yields the protein MLAELADVLSRPRIKDKYGITDADIEELLTLIEERAEHVMVLDDVAVCRDPDDNLVIETAIKGKAAYLVTRDDDIKFDKDVSVFLLQYGVAVVSIAKFLALINKS from the coding sequence ATGCTTGCAGAACTTGCCGATGTCCTCAGCCGTCCGAGAATAAAGGACAAGTACGGCATAACTGATGCCGACATTGAAGAACTTTTGACCCTGATAGAGGAACGGGCAGAGCATGTCATGGTTTTAGATGATGTTGCCGTTTGCAGAGACCCTGACGATAACCTCGTTATTGAAACAGCGATCAAGGGCAAGGCAGCGTATCTTGTAACAAGAGATGATGATATCAAGTTTGACAAGGATGTTTCAGTATTCCTGTTGCAATATGGCGTCGCTGTCGTTTCCATCGCAAAATTCTTAGCGCTCATAAATAAGTCTTAA
- a CDS encoding inositol monophosphatase, with protein MNIYNDSDYLETAVKASRIAGVFILQNIGKLSAGDIDTKQRSDFVTYVDKKSEDLIIKIIKQSYPNHGILAEESINETSSSEYRWIIDPLDGTTNFIHGFPVFSVSIALEHKGEMIAGVVYDPLRKESFTALKGYGAYLNCTPLKQLETTDLSRSLISTGFPFKQREHMDNYLKLFKNIISKVSDIRRAGSAAIDLSYLAAGRCDGFFEIGLSPWDIAAGTLLIKEAGGIVTDFSGGLDYLTTGNIVAGPPAVHKELLKEVKSVFKGVIDK; from the coding sequence ATGAATATTTATAATGACAGCGATTATCTTGAGACAGCGGTAAAGGCATCCAGGATCGCAGGTGTATTTATATTGCAGAATATCGGGAAGCTTTCCGCAGGTGACATAGATACCAAGCAAAGATCTGACTTTGTTACCTATGTTGATAAAAAGTCTGAAGATTTAATTATAAAGATCATTAAGCAAAGCTATCCTAACCATGGAATTCTTGCTGAAGAATCCATCAATGAAACTTCATCTTCAGAATACCGCTGGATCATCGACCCTCTTGACGGCACGACAAATTTCATTCACGGATTCCCTGTCTTTTCCGTCTCAATAGCCCTTGAGCATAAAGGAGAGATGATCGCAGGCGTGGTTTATGACCCATTGAGAAAAGAGAGTTTCACTGCGTTAAAAGGTTATGGCGCTTATCTGAACTGCACGCCGCTCAAGCAGTTGGAGACAACTGATTTGAGCCGCTCACTTATCTCAACAGGCTTTCCTTTTAAACAAAGAGAGCATATGGATAATTATCTGAAGTTATTTAAAAATATCATCAGTAAAGTAAGCGACATAAGAAGAGCCGGTTCAGCAGCAATCGACCTCTCATATCTTGCCGCAGGAAGATGCGACGGCTTTTTCGAGATAGGCCTGAGCCCGTGGGACATCGCGGCAGGCACGCTGCTGATAAAAGAGGCCGGAGGTATTGTCACAGATTTCAGCGGAGGTTTAGATTATCTTACAACCGGAAACATAGTCGCCGGGCCTCCTGCTGTTCATAAGGAATTGTTGAAGGAAGTTAAAAGTGTGTTTAAAGGTGTGATTGATAAATAG
- a CDS encoding class I SAM-dependent methyltransferase, which produces MERIPEKELMNDAEQARAYAETDFSEPHEAFVSYFKERFPDFTSGKVLDIGCGTGDVIIRFAKALPDIQINGVDGAGEMLEIARREIHKCGYTERIKLSNCLLPDPTLFKYKFDAVISNSILHHLADPHVLWETVRECAKKNAPVFIMDLFRPASAEIAESLVRQHAAEASPILQKDFFNSLLAAYTPDEIKSQLKQNGLDALTVETVSDRHVIIWGRI; this is translated from the coding sequence ATGGAACGCATTCCTGAAAAAGAGTTGATGAATGACGCAGAACAGGCAAGGGCATATGCTGAAACAGATTTCTCTGAACCTCATGAAGCCTTTGTCTCCTACTTTAAAGAACGTTTTCCGGACTTCACATCAGGTAAAGTGCTGGATATCGGCTGCGGCACAGGCGATGTGATCATCAGGTTTGCAAAGGCATTGCCTGACATACAGATAAACGGTGTTGACGGTGCGGGAGAGATGCTTGAAATAGCCCGGCGTGAAATTCATAAGTGCGGCTATACAGAACGTATCAAACTGTCAAACTGCCTGCTGCCTGACCCTACCCTGTTCAAGTACAAATTCGATGCTGTCATATCAAACAGCATACTGCACCATCTTGCCGATCCTCATGTATTGTGGGAGACGGTAAGAGAGTGCGCAAAAAAGAACGCGCCTGTATTTATTATGGACCTCTTCCGTCCCGCCTCTGCTGAGATTGCTGAATCACTCGTAAGACAGCACGCGGCAGAGGCCTCACCGATACTGCAGAAGGATTTTTTTAATTCTCTCCTTGCCGCGTATACACCTGATGAGATAAAGAGCCAGTTAAAACAGAACGGCTTAGATGCGCTTACAGTTGAGACCGTTTCAGACCGCCATGTAATTATTTGGGGAAGGATTTAA
- a CDS encoding DUF362 domain-containing protein, translated as MAGKKAAIIKGENRKENIKRCLTLIHEDLMPISEARNILIKPNLVALKPDFANTHVETIEAVIEFIREIVPETPITVGEASASAFYNGIPTKEVFKDFDYNRLPDKYKNIILTDFDNDKEFIHSTIHSIVGDTHLRITKRADDYDYKISLAIPKTHNFAIGTFGIKNMAGLVMRQDMAMLHGMKGGVEVDAPKTFLDKLPAGTVSKARRTLPNWLINFLFSSYPGYRKSVKMIHHNIAEMAKKVWPDLVVLDGYVCMEGDGPVDGTAVKMMTAIASADALKADGIGARLIGFEPEDIGYLYYLQKENMGDYSLDGLLGDSLDLLKRKFRPHGTYDIQCQWKEE; from the coding sequence ATGGCAGGGAAAAAAGCAGCGATCATCAAGGGTGAGAACAGGAAAGAGAATATCAAAAGATGCCTGACATTGATCCATGAAGACCTGATGCCCATAAGTGAAGCCAGGAATATTCTTATCAAGCCCAACCTTGTCGCGCTCAAACCTGATTTTGCAAACACACATGTCGAGACGATAGAGGCTGTTATAGAGTTTATAAGAGAGATCGTTCCTGAGACACCCATCACTGTAGGCGAGGCATCTGCCTCTGCTTTCTACAACGGCATCCCGACTAAAGAGGTGTTTAAAGATTTTGATTACAATCGACTGCCGGATAAATACAAAAATATAATTCTTACTGATTTTGACAATGACAAAGAATTCATCCACAGCACTATCCATTCCATTGTAGGCGACACACACTTAAGGATAACAAAACGGGCAGATGATTATGATTACAAGATATCCCTTGCCATCCCCAAGACGCATAACTTCGCCATAGGGACATTCGGCATAAAGAATATGGCAGGTCTCGTCATGAGGCAGGACATGGCGATGCTGCACGGCATGAAGGGGGGCGTAGAAGTTGACGCTCCCAAGACCTTTCTTGACAAGCTTCCTGCCGGCACCGTATCAAAGGCACGAAGGACCCTGCCCAACTGGCTGATCAATTTTCTCTTCTCAAGTTATCCCGGTTACCGCAAGAGCGTAAAGATGATACATCACAACATCGCTGAGATGGCAAAGAAGGTATGGCCTGACCTCGTTGTGCTTGACGGATATGTATGTATGGAAGGCGACGGCCCTGTTGACGGAACTGCTGTGAAGATGATGACAGCGATAGCATCAGCCGACGCTTTAAAGGCAGACGGCATCGGAGCGCGTTTGATAGGTTTTGAACCAGAGGATATAGGCTACCTTTATTATCTTCAGAAAGAGAATATGGGTGACTACTCATTGGACGGACTTCTCGGCGACAGCCTTGACCTTCTCAAGAGAAAGTTCAGGCCGCACGGCACATATGACATTCAATGCCAGTGGAAAGAGGAATAA
- a CDS encoding UTP--glucose-1-phosphate uridylyltransferase yields the protein MSDTPSVRNRSIDSILQGHSMERLFKLAMELESFRKSSDNLYHKVRASLFLFFIYRFRLLADPDLSHSGKAPLDGIKAAGKKDFERAISVFLEEAGKAGGRNVNLYSAIAESYHKLSFQYLFGQVKLSISRCSENYHLYNINGLDDYPYLVPPVLTLSDTITDNYPVGVDASPVRIDPSHSGWSDIFFLGMDFPEGARVVNISVDLRVHGSNSPILPPCECYCRYIEKPAIRLSSIDLRETKDISTLKELFNFSNDYLSLLKAGVVASGIVPPCFEKSEISLPDILAKLLGKDGGIEIVTSVNNIPKGSRLAVSTTLLAAIITQLMRFSGQIKNLTGPLSDEDRRIVASRAILGEWLGGSGGGWQDSGGLWPGIKVITGRLAESGSAEFGISRGCLLPDYTLFTKEEISTDVEDRILKSMVLVHGGISQDVGSILEMVTEKYLLKHDEERAAREKGIMLFDRITDALRSGNMKELGRLTSLDWEEAIQPIIPGVNNAFTDDLIKRMKEEFKDDYWGFLMLGGMSGGGMAFIVNPEINSQFKKRIKVIMRELKDIYSSSYPFVIDPIVYDFNFNHKGIIAKLLQGKDAKIPEIPKRTNDDMDSSDDQKPGEAEIMDRYGFDKTSHEHIRSLLIRGDISLEKNRLPITTIVEDVGRDELFHEEDALKNKSFYDIGTKSLSNGEVAVVTFAAGMGSRWSHGAAVAKPINPFLKAGDRYRTFIEAHLAKSRKTAELFGKNIPHIFTTSYLTHDAIEKYLKRFDHFGCEKDIYLSPGKSIARRVYPMVRDLQFIWEKKHGQSTDDENLKAGHAQHTALIEWTKSKGEGKDYSENKPILRFNPPGHWYEIPNMLKNGTMAAILKERPALKYILSSNIDTLGVNASPELLGLHISNKACVTFEVIPRYIEDKGGGLAKVNGRIQLIEGLALPGEDDEFSLSYYSTLTNWITIDSLLAFFGLDREIILRSENDKTKYDQVIEAIHDVEMRTPAYVTIKNVKYLWGNGQEDVYPVAQFEKLWGDITGMNGLSASYVAVSRYRGQQLKEPSDLDRWMNDGSFEHLMNISSF from the coding sequence TTGAGCGATACACCTTCTGTGCGCAACCGCTCGATCGATTCCATATTGCAGGGCCACAGCATGGAGAGACTGTTTAAGCTTGCAATGGAGCTTGAGTCATTCAGAAAAAGCTCTGATAACCTTTACCATAAAGTCAGGGCTTCACTGTTTCTGTTCTTCATATACAGGTTCCGTCTCCTTGCAGACCCTGATCTCTCACACAGCGGGAAGGCCCCTCTTGACGGGATAAAGGCTGCTGGTAAAAAAGATTTTGAGAGAGCAATAAGTGTTTTTCTGGAGGAAGCCGGCAAGGCAGGCGGCCGTAACGTAAACCTTTACAGCGCGATCGCGGAGTCATATCACAAATTATCATTTCAATATCTCTTTGGCCAGGTCAAGCTTTCGATAAGCCGATGCAGTGAAAATTACCACCTTTATAATATTAACGGTTTGGATGATTATCCATACCTTGTCCCGCCTGTGCTTACGTTGTCTGATACTATTACAGATAATTATCCCGTAGGCGTCGACGCATCTCCTGTAAGGATCGACCCTTCACACAGCGGGTGGTCAGATATATTCTTTCTCGGCATGGACTTTCCAGAAGGCGCCAGAGTAGTTAATATCTCAGTTGACCTTAGGGTTCATGGTAGCAATAGTCCGATCCTGCCGCCATGTGAGTGTTATTGCCGTTATATCGAAAAGCCGGCCATACGCCTTTCATCGATCGACCTGAGAGAAACAAAAGATATCTCAACCCTGAAGGAGCTTTTTAATTTCAGCAATGATTACCTCTCACTGCTAAAAGCCGGTGTTGTCGCATCAGGCATTGTGCCGCCGTGTTTTGAGAAGAGTGAAATATCTCTTCCGGATATTCTTGCAAAGCTTCTCGGCAAGGATGGCGGAATAGAAATTGTAACAAGCGTTAACAACATCCCTAAAGGTTCCCGCCTTGCTGTCAGCACTACCCTGCTTGCAGCGATCATAACACAGCTCATGAGGTTCAGCGGCCAGATAAAAAACCTTACAGGCCCTCTCTCTGATGAGGACAGACGGATAGTTGCTTCAAGGGCTATACTTGGCGAATGGCTGGGAGGTTCCGGCGGAGGCTGGCAGGATTCAGGAGGATTATGGCCGGGAATAAAGGTGATTACAGGAAGGCTTGCTGAGTCTGGAAGCGCTGAATTTGGAATCAGCAGAGGCTGCCTGCTTCCTGACTATACGCTCTTTACAAAGGAGGAGATATCCACGGATGTGGAAGACAGGATATTAAAGTCCATGGTACTTGTTCACGGCGGGATATCACAGGATGTAGGTTCGATCCTTGAGATGGTCACTGAAAAGTATCTGCTTAAACATGACGAAGAGCGGGCTGCACGTGAAAAAGGAATTATGCTCTTTGACAGGATAACGGATGCCTTGCGGTCAGGCAACATGAAAGAGCTTGGAAGGCTTACGTCCCTGGATTGGGAAGAGGCGATACAACCGATCATTCCCGGCGTTAACAACGCATTTACCGATGACCTGATCAAACGAATGAAAGAAGAGTTCAAAGATGACTACTGGGGATTTCTCATGCTTGGAGGAATGTCAGGCGGCGGCATGGCTTTTATTGTGAACCCTGAGATCAATTCGCAATTCAAGAAAAGGATAAAAGTCATTATGCGTGAACTCAAAGATATATACAGTTCATCATATCCATTTGTCATTGACCCTATAGTCTATGATTTCAATTTCAATCATAAAGGCATAATAGCGAAACTCCTGCAGGGCAAAGATGCAAAGATACCGGAGATACCGAAGCGGACAAATGATGATATGGATTCATCTGATGATCAGAAGCCTGGAGAAGCTGAGATCATGGATAGATACGGTTTTGATAAAACATCGCATGAACATATCCGCTCCCTCCTTATAAGGGGTGATATCAGCCTCGAAAAGAACAGGCTTCCAATAACAACAATTGTTGAAGATGTGGGCCGTGATGAATTATTCCATGAAGAAGATGCGTTAAAGAATAAGTCATTTTATGATATCGGCACTAAATCATTGAGCAACGGTGAGGTTGCGGTTGTGACCTTTGCCGCAGGTATGGGCAGCCGCTGGAGCCATGGCGCGGCAGTGGCAAAACCAATAAACCCTTTTCTTAAAGCAGGAGACAGGTACAGAACCTTTATTGAGGCGCACCTGGCAAAAAGCAGGAAGACAGCTGAGTTGTTTGGAAAGAATATCCCTCATATATTTACAACAAGTTATTTGACCCATGACGCAATAGAGAAATATTTAAAGAGGTTCGATCATTTCGGCTGCGAAAAAGATATTTATCTCTCTCCCGGGAAAAGCATAGCAAGGAGGGTCTATCCAATGGTGAGAGACCTTCAGTTCATTTGGGAGAAAAAGCACGGGCAAAGCACGGATGATGAAAACCTTAAGGCCGGACATGCGCAGCATACAGCCCTCATTGAATGGACTAAGTCTAAAGGTGAAGGAAAAGACTACTCAGAGAATAAACCCATTTTAAGGTTCAACCCGCCCGGGCACTGGTATGAGATACCCAACATGTTAAAGAACGGCACAATGGCTGCCATATTGAAGGAGCGCCCAGCCTTAAAATATATTTTATCCTCTAATATCGATACGTTAGGGGTTAATGCTTCACCGGAATTATTAGGGCTTCATATCTCAAATAAAGCCTGCGTCACATTTGAGGTAATACCCAGATATATTGAGGATAAGGGCGGCGGGCTCGCCAAGGTGAACGGCAGGATACAGCTGATCGAGGGGCTTGCCCTGCCGGGAGAGGATGATGAGTTCAGCCTCAGTTATTACAGTACGCTCACAAACTGGATAACGATAGATTCACTTCTGGCGTTCTTCGGGCTTGACAGAGAGATAATACTGCGATCAGAAAATGACAAGACTAAATATGATCAGGTCATAGAAGCGATCCATGATGTTGAGATGAGAACGCCTGCTTATGTAACTATCAAAAATGTAAAATATCTCTGGGGAAATGGGCAGGAAGATGTCTATCCTGTTGCTCAATTTGAAAAACTCTGGGGAGATATAACAGGCATGAATGGGTTAAGCGCTTCATATGTCGCGGTTTCAAGATACCGCGGCCAGCAGCTTAAAGAGCCTTCAGACCTGGACAGGTGGATGAATGACGGATCATTTGAGCATCTGATGAATATATCGAGCTTTTAA
- a CDS encoding YeeE/YedE family protein: MKTEDKGWSPYLAGVLSGLVIIASAWIANNFFGASTCFVRTAGLIERLFDPERVLTMDYFVRYIPEVDWQMMMVIGILLGAFISSVTSGSFKIKAVPDMWEKHFGPSRLKRGLTAFAGGVILMFGARLAGGCPSGYGLGALVQLAVSGLVVIMCFFIGGIVVAQLLYHGGDK, from the coding sequence ATGAAAACAGAAGATAAGGGATGGAGCCCATATTTGGCAGGTGTGTTGAGCGGGCTGGTGATCATCGCTTCTGCATGGATCGCAAACAATTTTTTCGGGGCTTCAACATGTTTTGTCAGGACAGCAGGGTTAATTGAGAGGCTTTTTGATCCTGAACGCGTTCTTACAATGGATTACTTTGTCAGGTATATACCTGAAGTGGATTGGCAGATGATGATGGTTATCGGCATATTATTAGGGGCTTTTATCTCATCAGTCACCTCAGGCAGCTTTAAGATAAAAGCTGTGCCTGATATGTGGGAAAAACATTTTGGCCCAAGCAGGCTGAAGAGAGGCCTTACTGCTTTTGCCGGCGGTGTGATACTTATGTTCGGCGCCAGGCTTGCAGGCGGATGCCCGAGCGGTTATGGCCTGGGAGCTCTTGTACAACTTGCGGTTAGCGGCCTCGTGGTTATAATGTGTTTCTTTATCGGAGGCATTGTTGTAGCCCAGCTTTTGTATCATGGGGGTGACAAATGA
- a CDS encoding YeeE/YedE family protein: protein MSTLINGLITGILFGFFLQKGRVLRYDRQIGALRLTDMTIVKFMFSAILTGMIGVHILFMLGFAKPLILPTNLVSNILGGLIFGFGWGLLGYCPGTSLGALGEGRVDAFWGMLGMLAGAGIFAELYPVISDTILSWGSEGFITLSSIIGVNDWVVIAVFVVGGLFLFRWLEKAGL from the coding sequence ATGAGTACTCTTATTAATGGATTGATAACAGGCATATTATTCGGTTTCTTTCTTCAAAAGGGAAGGGTGCTCCGCTATGACAGGCAGATAGGCGCTCTCCGGCTCACTGATATGACGATCGTGAAGTTCATGTTTTCAGCGATCCTGACAGGCATGATAGGCGTCCACATACTTTTCATGCTCGGGTTTGCCAAGCCGCTTATACTGCCGACAAACCTTGTGTCCAATATCCTCGGCGGCCTTATCTTTGGTTTTGGCTGGGGGCTGCTCGGATATTGTCCAGGGACATCTCTTGGCGCGCTTGGCGAAGGAAGGGTGGACGCTTTCTGGGGGATGCTCGGGATGCTGGCCGGCGCCGGAATATTTGCTGAACTATATCCGGTTATAAGCGATACGATCCTTAGCTGGGGAAGTGAGGGATTTATCACCCTCTCCTCAATTATCGGCGTAAACGATTGGGTCGTTATTGCAGTCTTCGTAGTTGGAGGGTTGTTTCTCTTCAGATGGCTGGAAAAGGCCGGGCTGTAA
- the rlmB gene encoding 23S rRNA (guanosine(2251)-2'-O)-methyltransferase RlmB yields MAKNSMYLYGKNSVLERLRYNPSSIKRIYLQDNFRSKDIIDAIAAGQIPVSRVSEKELLRIKNADRIQGIVAEAEKFRYIEFKELLRPRNGKTLSLVFLDNLSDPHNLGSIIRIAACFDGFAIVIPERNSCDINETVLHVASGGENYVPVSMIGNMSQALTEAKEAGYWAVGTVVEDGADINKVSLPFPLCLVLGSEGKGIRHGIDKHLDMKVTLPMKGAQLSFNVAMSYAIFAHEIAKQRKT; encoded by the coding sequence TTGGCAAAAAATTCAATGTATCTTTACGGCAAGAATTCTGTGCTTGAACGGCTGCGGTACAACCCTTCAAGCATTAAGCGGATCTACCTTCAGGACAATTTCAGATCAAAAGATATAATAGATGCCATAGCTGCCGGGCAGATACCTGTCAGTCGTGTATCAGAGAAAGAACTTTTACGAATAAAGAATGCTGACCGGATCCAGGGTATTGTCGCAGAGGCTGAAAAATTCAGATACATAGAATTCAAGGAGCTTCTTCGCCCCCGAAATGGGAAAACACTGTCGCTTGTTTTTCTGGACAACTTAAGCGACCCGCATAACCTCGGCAGTATCATCCGCATAGCCGCATGTTTTGATGGTTTTGCCATTGTTATTCCCGAACGTAATTCCTGTGATATTAATGAGACCGTTCTTCATGTTGCATCCGGAGGGGAGAATTATGTGCCGGTGTCAATGATCGGCAATATGTCACAGGCTTTGACAGAGGCGAAAGAAGCAGGCTACTGGGCTGTCGGGACTGTTGTGGAAGACGGGGCTGACATAAATAAGGTCTCTCTGCCTTTTCCTCTTTGTCTTGTGCTGGGGTCGGAAGGAAAGGGCATAAGGCACGGTATCGATAAACATCTTGACATGAAGGTCACTCTTCCGATGAAAGGCGCTCAGCTTTCTTTTAATGTTGCCATGTCATATGCGATATTTGCCCATGAGATAGCAAAACAGCGAAAGACATGA
- a CDS encoding host attachment protein: MIIIIVDLGHFKAYRVVKNTLESTKIEPLKAYDNVDAHGKLSDKVSDGSGKFALNGGKQGRKGTGEAHNVESEKKRRVIKLITGDIEALIKKEGSKKWFLAAEKSINNQILENLSSDAINKMEKNIIADLTGTDKAKLLDRFGIS; encoded by the coding sequence ATGATAATTATTATTGTTGATCTGGGACACTTCAAAGCATACAGGGTGGTCAAAAACACACTTGAGAGCACAAAGATAGAACCGCTCAAAGCATATGATAATGTTGATGCCCATGGAAAACTCAGTGACAAGGTGAGTGATGGTTCCGGGAAGTTTGCACTAAACGGCGGCAAGCAGGGCAGGAAAGGTACAGGCGAGGCGCATAATGTTGAGTCTGAGAAAAAGAGAAGGGTAATTAAATTGATCACCGGGGACATTGAAGCGCTAATAAAAAAAGAAGGATCTAAAAAATGGTTTTTGGCCGCGGAAAAAAGCATTAATAACCAGATACTGGAAAATCTTTCTTCCGATGCGATTAACAAGATGGAAAAAAACATTATTGCGGATCTTACCGGAACAGACAAGGCAAAACTTCTTGACAGATTCGGTATTTCATAA
- a CDS encoding response regulator transcription factor, giving the protein MPNEKILIIEDDADIVEMITYNLEKEGFKVVSSSNGEDALELLKTEHLNLVILDLMLPGLDGFEVCSSIRNNEDTSHLPIIMLTAKSQEADKIVGFEIGADDYVTKPFSPKELIARIRAVLRRLKSPMLKKIKTRDIAIDTLKHKATVLGNPVHLTYTEFKLLAYMTQRPGVVLTRDKIVADVFNYSSDSYDRSVDNHIKTLRKKLGTARDYIETVRGLGYSFKDNL; this is encoded by the coding sequence ATGCCGAACGAAAAGATACTCATTATAGAAGATGATGCTGATATTGTAGAGATGATCACATACAACCTTGAAAAGGAAGGTTTTAAGGTTGTATCTTCATCAAACGGAGAAGACGCGCTTGAACTGTTAAAAACAGAACATCTGAACCTGGTTATTCTTGACCTGATGCTGCCCGGACTGGATGGTTTTGAGGTTTGCAGCTCCATCAGGAATAATGAGGACACTTCTCATCTGCCTATTATCATGCTTACTGCAAAATCGCAGGAGGCAGATAAGATAGTCGGTTTTGAAATTGGCGCTGACGATTATGTTACTAAACCATTCAGCCCTAAGGAACTTATTGCAAGGATAAGGGCTGTGCTCAGAAGGTTGAAATCTCCCATGCTTAAGAAAATTAAAACCCGGGATATAGCTATTGACACCTTGAAACACAAGGCAACTGTTTTGGGCAATCCGGTACATCTGACCTATACAGAATTTAAACTTCTTGCTTATATGACACAAAGGCCCGGCGTCGTATTAACCAGAGACAAAATAGTTGCTGATGTTTTTAATTACAGTTCAGACAGCTATGACAGGTCGGTCGACAACCATATAAAGACCTTAAGAAAAAAACTCGGGACAGCCAGAGATTATATTGAAACCGTACGAGGTTTGGGATACAGCTTTAAGGATAATTTATAG